One Nostoc punctiforme PCC 73102 DNA window includes the following coding sequences:
- a CDS encoding DUF6335 family protein: MAEKNHNDEIQTNDLPQEITESYGTGVKELPGYNIGGRSIREERREYTETSPELTGGDVDAYWQDADAVGDEAVGGTTATPDKNVTEELEAAVGLEMADSEFLHTNDILEDRDSDRWELDPKSSEDYQERGE, from the coding sequence ATGGCAGAAAAAAATCATAATGACGAAATTCAAACCAATGATTTGCCACAGGAAATTACCGAATCCTATGGTACTGGTGTGAAAGAGTTGCCAGGATACAATATTGGTGGGCGCTCAATTAGAGAAGAAAGACGTGAGTATACAGAAACTAGTCCTGAACTCACTGGTGGAGATGTTGATGCTTATTGGCAAGATGCAGATGCAGTTGGGGATGAAGCTGTTGGTGGTACTACTGCAACTCCCGATAAAAATGTAACTGAGGAGCTAGAAGCGGCAGTGGGGCTAGAAATGGCTGACTCTGAGTTTCTCCATACCAATGATATTTTAGAGGATCGTGATAGCGATCGCTGGGAGTTAGATCCGAAGTCTTCTGAAGATTATCAAGAGCGGGGAGAATAA
- a CDS encoding orange carotenoid protein N-terminal domain-containing protein: MTYTQTSDPTIREHVQAWQKLDVDQQLALFWFIYKEMGGSITPAAPGASTVSPEIAEGLFNQVKELSHEQQLQVQRDLINKVDTQISREYGSLGDTTKLLFWYRLSQGMDNGTIIPVPSDYQLPSESKALFGRIQGLGFEQQITLFRDYVSPMGTGAKAGAEI; the protein is encoded by the coding sequence ATGACATACACACAAACTAGCGATCCAACTATTCGCGAACATGTTCAAGCTTGGCAAAAGTTGGATGTGGATCAACAACTGGCTTTATTTTGGTTCATTTATAAAGAAATGGGTGGCTCAATTACACCAGCTGCTCCTGGGGCCAGTACTGTTTCTCCAGAAATCGCGGAAGGTTTGTTTAATCAAGTTAAGGAATTATCTCACGAACAACAATTACAAGTTCAGCGTGACTTGATTAATAAAGTAGATACCCAGATTTCTCGTGAATATGGTTCTTTGGGTGATACTACTAAGCTACTGTTTTGGTATCGATTATCTCAAGGTATGGACAATGGTACTATCATTCCTGTACCGTCTGACTATCAACTACCCTCAGAATCTAAAGCGTTGTTTGGTAGAATTCAAGGATTAGGTTTTGAGCAACAGATTACTCTTTTCCGTGATTATGTGTCGCCAATGGGTACTGGAGCAAAAGCAGGTGCTGAAATTTAG
- a CDS encoding DUF2267 domain-containing protein has translation MEYNEFITHVQSLAQSDSREEAEGATRATLETLKERIAGDEAEELAKNLPPQLGNYLRGREGDSGQSFNLQEFIARASQKENIEPTTAVIHVRAVFAVLQNAISPEQFATLHAYFSHDYEELFAISSTGELTA, from the coding sequence GTGGAATACAACGAGTTCATTACACATGTACAAAGCCTTGCTCAATCAGATTCTCGTGAAGAAGCAGAAGGTGCTACCCGTGCCACGCTAGAAACTCTAAAAGAACGGATAGCAGGTGATGAAGCAGAAGAACTAGCTAAAAATTTGCCTCCACAACTAGGCAATTATTTACGAGGCAGAGAAGGAGATAGTGGTCAATCCTTTAACTTGCAGGAATTTATCGCTCGTGCAAGCCAAAAAGAAAACATTGAACCAACGACTGCTGTAATTCATGTGCGAGCTGTATTTGCTGTATTGCAAAATGCTATTAGCCCCGAACAATTTGCTACACTTCACGCCTATTTCTCTCACGATTATGAAGAACTATTTGCTATTTCATCAACAGGTGAATTAACTGCATAA
- a CDS encoding SRPBCC family protein, with product MTSTSGDKLSTSQTEASEVERWASLIGGGAMVLMGLRQGSLRGALTALAGGGLIYQGATKQSTIQQAQEAIGINQPIKVEKTVTINKPADELYRYWHNFENLPTFMKHLKSVNVYNEKRSHWIANAPLGNSVEWDADILEDRENEFISWASVEGADVDNSGFVRFKKAPGDRGTEVKVVLEYNPPGGALAATVAKLFGEEPEQQIGDELRRFKMLMEAGEIATTEGQPSGRS from the coding sequence GTGACTTCAACATCAGGCGATAAATTAAGTACCAGCCAGACTGAAGCTAGTGAAGTAGAGCGTTGGGCATCTCTGATTGGTGGTGGTGCTATGGTGCTGATGGGTTTAAGGCAAGGTTCATTGCGGGGAGCGCTGACAGCTTTAGCAGGTGGCGGTTTGATTTATCAAGGTGCAACCAAGCAAAGCACAATCCAGCAAGCACAAGAAGCAATTGGTATCAACCAACCCATCAAAGTTGAAAAGACAGTAACGATCAACAAACCAGCAGATGAACTTTATCGTTATTGGCACAACTTTGAAAATCTGCCCACATTTATGAAGCATCTCAAATCTGTCAATGTGTACAATGAAAAGCGTTCTCACTGGATTGCCAATGCACCCTTGGGTAACAGTGTAGAATGGGATGCAGATATTCTCGAAGACCGGGAAAATGAGTTTATTTCTTGGGCTTCTGTGGAAGGTGCAGACGTTGATAATTCTGGTTTTGTTCGCTTCAAAAAAGCACCAGGCGATCGCGGCACGGAAGTCAAGGTTGTTTTGGAGTATAACCCCCCCGGTGGAGCATTGGCAGCTACCGTAGCTAAACTTTTTGGTGAAGAACCAGAACAGCAAATTGGTGATGAATTGCGCCGCTTCAAAATGCTAATGGAAGCAGGCGAAATTGCCACCACCGAAGGTCAGCCTTCTGGACGAAGTTAG
- a CDS encoding zinc-dependent alcohol dehydrogenase, whose product MKAVCWNGANDVRVQSVPDPTILNPRDAIIKITSTAICGSDLHIYGGYIPTVQQGDIIGHEFMGEVVEVGRGVNNLKIGDRVVVPSTIGCGNCHYCQHDMWSLCDNSNPKGWIEEKLFGNITSAIYGYSHMLGGYAGAQAEYIRVPFADVGVVKVPPDLPDEMLLFISDAIPTGYMGAELCDIQPGDTVAVWGCGAVGQFAMISAYMMGAEKVIAIDRFPERLEMAKKFAKAEVINYEEVNAGEALKEMTGGRGPDACIDAVGLEAHGVGLEDFYDQTKQKLRLETDRPHVLREMMVACRKGGTLSIMGVYGGFVDKIPFGAAFNKGLTFRMGQMHGQKYMHLLLQMILDGKLDPSFVVTHQLPLEQAPHAYHIFQQKKDNCIKVVLKP is encoded by the coding sequence ATGAAAGCAGTCTGCTGGAACGGCGCTAATGATGTCCGGGTACAGTCGGTACCAGACCCGACAATTCTCAACCCGCGTGATGCAATTATTAAAATTACTTCCACGGCGATTTGTGGCTCCGATCTACATATTTATGGCGGCTATATCCCCACAGTGCAACAGGGTGATATTATCGGTCACGAATTTATGGGAGAAGTCGTGGAAGTTGGCAGAGGAGTCAACAATTTAAAAATAGGCGATCGCGTAGTTGTTCCTTCTACCATTGGCTGTGGTAATTGCCATTATTGCCAACATGATATGTGGTCATTGTGTGATAATTCCAATCCTAAAGGTTGGATTGAAGAAAAATTATTTGGCAATATCACCTCAGCCATTTATGGGTACTCCCACATGTTAGGTGGTTATGCAGGCGCACAAGCAGAATATATCCGTGTACCCTTTGCTGATGTAGGTGTCGTCAAAGTTCCGCCAGACTTACCGGATGAGATGTTGTTATTCATCTCCGATGCTATTCCCACCGGTTATATGGGTGCAGAGTTATGCGATATCCAACCGGGTGATACTGTAGCGGTTTGGGGTTGCGGTGCTGTTGGACAGTTTGCCATGATTAGCGCCTACATGATGGGAGCCGAAAAAGTGATCGCAATCGATCGCTTTCCCGAACGCCTGGAAATGGCGAAAAAGTTTGCCAAAGCAGAAGTGATTAACTACGAAGAAGTTAATGCTGGCGAAGCGTTGAAAGAGATGACTGGTGGTCGTGGCCCCGATGCTTGCATCGATGCTGTTGGTTTAGAAGCACACGGCGTTGGTTTAGAAGACTTCTACGACCAGACAAAACAAAAGCTCAGATTGGAAACCGACCGTCCCCACGTTCTGCGGGAAATGATGGTTGCCTGTCGTAAAGGCGGGACTCTTTCAATCATGGGTGTTTATGGTGGTTTTGTAGACAAAATCCCATTTGGTGCTGCCTTCAACAAGGGTCTAACTTTTAGGATGGGACAAATGCATGGACAAAAATATATGCATTTGTTATTGCAGATGATTTTGGATGGAAAACTCGATCCATCCTTCGTTGTCACCCATCAATTACCTCTAGAACAAGCACCCCACGCCTACCACATTTTTCAACAAAAAAAGGACAACTGCATCAAAGTTGTTCTTAAACCCTGA
- a CDS encoding zinc-dependent alcohol dehydrogenase yields the protein MKAVCWHGANDVRVETVPDPKILNPRDAIVKITSTAICGSDLHIYDGYIPTMQKGDILGHEFMGEVVELGSAVKNVNVGDRVVVPFTISCGSCFFCNRDLWSLCDNSNPNAWLVKKQMGHSPAGLFGYSHLFGGYAGGQAEYARVPFADVGLFKIPDGLTDEQVLFLTDIFPTGYMAAENCNIKPGDIVAVWGCGPVGQFAIKSAYMLGAERVIAFDRIPERLQMAKEYGKAEVLNYEEVNIGEALKEMTGGRGPDACIDAVGMEAHGTDFMAFYDQVKQAVRLETDRPTALRQVIVSAAKGGHVSLVGVYGGFLDKIPMGAAMNKGLTFKMGQTNVHKYLKPLLEHIQNGEIDPTFIITHTLPLEQAPHGYEIFKHKKDNCIKVVLKP from the coding sequence ATGAAAGCAGTTTGCTGGCATGGAGCAAACGATGTGCGGGTAGAAACAGTTCCCGACCCCAAAATTCTCAATCCACGCGATGCCATTGTTAAAATTACTTCCACAGCCATTTGTGGTTCGGATTTGCATATTTACGACGGCTACATTCCTACCATGCAAAAGGGCGATATCCTTGGTCATGAATTCATGGGGGAAGTCGTAGAACTTGGAAGTGCAGTGAAAAATGTGAACGTAGGCGATCGCGTCGTTGTCCCTTTCACTATATCTTGCGGTAGCTGCTTTTTCTGTAATCGGGATTTATGGTCACTGTGCGATAACTCTAACCCCAATGCTTGGTTGGTAAAAAAGCAAATGGGTCATTCGCCAGCAGGTCTATTTGGCTACTCCCATTTATTCGGTGGTTATGCTGGTGGTCAAGCAGAGTATGCAAGAGTACCTTTTGCCGATGTAGGCTTGTTCAAAATCCCCGATGGTTTAACGGATGAGCAAGTGCTATTTTTAACAGATATTTTCCCCACTGGATATATGGCAGCCGAGAACTGCAACATCAAACCCGGTGATATTGTCGCCGTTTGGGGTTGTGGCCCAGTCGGACAATTTGCCATCAAAAGCGCATATATGCTAGGTGCGGAACGTGTCATCGCCTTTGACCGCATTCCCGAACGTCTGCAAATGGCTAAAGAATACGGCAAAGCTGAAGTTCTCAACTACGAAGAAGTGAATATAGGCGAAGCACTTAAAGAAATGACTGGCGGTCGTGGTCCCGATGCTTGTATTGATGCAGTGGGAATGGAGGCACACGGCACAGACTTTATGGCGTTCTACGACCAGGTAAAGCAAGCAGTACGTCTCGAAACAGACCGTCCGACGGCATTACGGCAAGTAATAGTGTCTGCTGCTAAAGGTGGTCACGTATCACTTGTGGGTGTCTACGGTGGCTTTTTAGATAAAATCCCAATGGGTGCTGCTATGAACAAGGGATTAACCTTCAAAATGGGACAAACGAATGTCCACAAGTATCTAAAACCTTTGCTAGAACACATCCAAAACGGTGAAATCGATCCAACGTTTATCATCACACATACTTTACCTCTAGAACAAGCGCCCCACGGCTACGAAATCTTTAAGCACAAGAAAGATAACTGCATCAAAGTTGTACTTAAACCGTAA
- a CDS encoding DJ-1/PfpI/YhbO family deglycase/protease, producing the protein MTDHNNHSGKKKVAILIEQAVEDAEFTVPYNGLKQAGIEVVVLGSRMNEKYKGKRGKLSIQADGTTTEAIAAQFDAVIIPGGMAPDRMRRNINTVRFVQEAIQQGKLVAAVCHGPQVLIEGNLLKGKQATGFIAIAKDMINAGAKYLDEPVVVDGNLITSREPGDLPIFTTAILSRLGYGGKDAALPNEKDTSAEWWKLADAWGGSTKGDITRGLNNALAGERYSLEAFEKYLEKESDREVNSVFQEIIANKQRHIQKLETYIHHLGEKPSLGANIANQYAKVKTAFTGSDDIYQLRSALGDVQTGIGDIGNLSAMFTDPVATAIFKEIYHDLLKYEQRLVELYRARIGTQIQPPKPTTGAAVSM; encoded by the coding sequence ATGACTGACCATAACAATCATTCTGGGAAGAAAAAAGTTGCTATCCTCATTGAACAGGCAGTAGAGGATGCAGAATTTACAGTTCCTTATAATGGACTAAAACAAGCTGGAATAGAGGTAGTAGTCCTTGGTTCCAGAATGAATGAAAAATATAAGGGTAAACGCGGCAAACTTAGCATTCAAGCTGATGGTACTACAACAGAAGCGATCGCAGCCCAATTCGACGCTGTGATAATTCCTGGTGGGATGGCTCCCGACAGAATGCGGCGCAACATCAACACAGTACGCTTTGTCCAAGAAGCTATACAACAAGGAAAACTAGTTGCTGCGGTTTGCCACGGGCCACAAGTTTTGATTGAAGGCAACTTGCTCAAAGGTAAACAAGCCACTGGTTTTATTGCTATTGCCAAGGACATGATTAACGCTGGCGCAAAATATCTAGATGAGCCAGTGGTAGTTGACGGAAATTTGATTACATCTCGTGAACCTGGGGACTTGCCAATTTTTACCACAGCTATTTTGAGCCGTTTGGGTTATGGTGGCAAAGATGCTGCATTACCAAATGAGAAAGACACAAGTGCTGAATGGTGGAAGCTAGCTGATGCTTGGGGTGGCTCAACTAAAGGTGATATCACCAGAGGTTTAAATAATGCCCTTGCTGGTGAGCGTTATTCGCTAGAAGCATTTGAGAAATACTTGGAAAAAGAATCAGATAGGGAAGTCAACTCAGTCTTTCAAGAAATAATTGCAAATAAACAGCGGCATATTCAAAAGCTAGAAACCTATATTCATCATTTGGGTGAAAAACCCTCTTTAGGAGCAAATATTGCTAATCAGTATGCCAAAGTAAAAACTGCCTTTACAGGAAGTGATGACATATATCAGTTACGTTCTGCTTTAGGTGATGTGCAAACTGGTATCGGCGATATTGGGAATTTGTCTGCGATGTTCACTGACCCAGTAGCAACTGCTATTTTCAAAGAAATTTACCACGATTTATTGAAATACGAACAGCGATTAGTAGAACTGTATCGGGCGCGGATAGGTACTCAGATTCAGCCTCCTAAGCCGACTACAGGCGCGGCAGTGTCAATGTAA